One segment of Castanea sativa cultivar Marrone di Chiusa Pesio chromosome 3, ASM4071231v1 DNA contains the following:
- the LOC142629430 gene encoding TLC domain-containing protein At5g14285-like, with protein sequence METLLNFTPAFPTFFLMFLLVYLFAFLVVFRNWDPKLKPEASSCLMSLTHGTPAVIMATRALINSPTPPSFASPNASFQNFVLEFSIAYFLMDLLHYMVFVPNDLLFIGHHLATLYVFVTCRYVVHHGAVAILVLLFLAEVTSACQNVRSLANLRRADVPMAAKVYEFLSPPFYVFYSVARGVLGTLVVYKMGVFYMSGGANNLIQRWAWISWMVVIVVAVMISILWVSNLWIFWFRQRSHRAQKKVK encoded by the coding sequence atggagaCCCTACTTAATTTCACTCCAGCCTTCCCAACATTCTTTTTGATGTTTCTCTTGGTATATCTCTTTGCTTTTCTTGTAGTCTTTCGCAACTGGGATCCAAAGCTTAAACCAGAAGCTTCAAGCTGCCTTATGTCTTTAACTCATGGCACTCCTGCTGTTATCATGGCTACTCGTGCATTGATTAACTCCCCAACCCCACCTAGTTTTGCTTCTCCAAACGCTAGTTTTCAGAACTTTGTACTAGAGTTCAGTATAGCTTACTTCCTAATGGACCTCCTTCACTACATGGTGTTTGTCCCCAATGATCTCCTCTTCATTGGGCACCATTTAGCCACACTATATGTGTTTGTGACTTGTAGGTATGTGGTTCATCACGGGGCGGTCGCaattcttgttcttctttttcttgctgAGGTTACAAGTGCTTGCCAGAACGTTCGGAGCCTTGCGAATTTGCGGAGAGCCGATGTTCCTATGGCTGCCAAAGTGTATGAATTCTTGTCTCCTCCTTTCTATGTCTTTTATTCCGTTGCAAGAGGGGTTTTGGGAACACTCGTTGTGTACAAGATGGGGGTGTTTTATATGAGTGGAGGAGCTAATAATTTGATTCAAAGATGGGCATGGATTTCTTGGATGGTTGTAATCGTTGTTGCTGTCATGATTAGCATTTTGTGGGTTTCGAATCTATGGATATTCTGGTTTAGACAACGCAGTCACAGAGCACAGAAGAAAGTCAAGTAA
- the LOC142628974 gene encoding putative mitochondrial protein AtMg00310 → MQKKAFNRIKNQVGRKIAGWKVNMLSSAGREILIKAVAQATPTYTIGCFKLPEGLCKDLNAMMSNFWWGQKEKERKMAWVAWKKLCYSKDEEGMGFRDLRAFKLALLAKQGWRIQQNPQSLVHRVFKAKYFAGCSFREAQVGRKPFYAWRSIMAAKEVVIRGSRWIIGNGESVNIWKDRWIPTPKSFKVVNPRTSVLDS, encoded by the coding sequence ATGCAAAAGAAAGCTTTCAATCGCATCAAAAATCAGGTGGGTAGGAAAATTGCGGGGTGGAAAGTTAACATGTTGTCTAGTGCGGGTAGAGAAATTCTCATTAAAGCAGTTGCTCAAGCCACCCCCACATATACAATAGGCTGCTTTAAACTTCCGGAAGGGCTGTGCAAGGATTTGAATGCCATGATGAGCAATTTCTGGTGggggcaaaaagaaaaggagaggaAAATGGCATGGGTCGCTTGGAAAAAGCTTTGTTATTCGAAGGATGAAGAGGGTATGGGCTTTAGAGACCTTAGGGCTTTCAAACTTGCTCTCCTCGCAAAACAAGGTTGGAGAATTCAACAAAACCCACAATCCTTGGTCCATAGGGTGTTCAAAGCGAAATACTTTGCAGGGTGCTCATTTAGGGAAGCCCAAGTGGGGAGGAAACCATTCTACGCATGGAGAAGTATCATGGCAGCAAAGGAAGTCGTTATAAGAGGCTCTAGATGGATTATAGGCAATGGGGAGAGTGTGAACATATGGAAGGATAGATGGATTCCTACCCCGAAGTCCTTCAAGGTTGTCAACCCGAGAACCTCAGTACTTGACTCATAA
- the LOC142628973 gene encoding uncharacterized protein LOC142628973, protein MSLLAWNCRGLGSSLAVRILTDKVKAKDPTLVILAKTKAGVSRMKGIQRKLKYMQGIIIPSDGRSGGIALIWKEGIDIRFKSCSNSHVDVVVHGVLSPDPWRAIGFYAQPDSSKRDISWKDFNEIVHPDEKLGGADRDVGQMEAFRDCLNRCGLCDLGFVGKKFTWCNGCFGAQRT, encoded by the exons ATGAGTTTACTCGCATGGAATTGCCGGGGACTGGGGTCGTCCCTGGCGGTTCGTATTCTCACCGACAAGGTGAAAGCGAAAGACCCCACCTTGGTCATCTTGGCGAAAACGAAGGCTGGAGTTAGTCGGATGAAGGGAATTCAACGGAAGCTAAAGTATATGCAGGGGATTATCATCCCCAGTGACGGTAGGAGTGGGGGCATTGCACTTATATGGAAAGAGGGCATTGACATTAGATTCAAGAGCTGCTCAAACTCACATGTTGATGTGGTGGTTCACGGCGTGCTCTCCCCGGACCCATGGCGTGCCATAGGATTCTATGCTCAACCGGATTCGAGTAAAAGAGATATATCATGGAA AGACTTCAACGAAATAGTGCACCCCGACGAAAAGCTTGGAGGTGCGGATAGAGATGTAGGACAAATGGAGGCCTTCAGGGATTGCCTCAATAGATGTGGACTGTGTGACCTTGGTTTTGTTGGGAAAAAGTTCACATGGTGCAATGGTTGCTTTGGAGCTCAACGAACATGA
- the LOC142629429 gene encoding uncharacterized protein LOC142629429, translating to MEEEIIAVFKKNGFSLDEEEEIAKKCLTFCINYNLKPSDIVSSWEVYYLNRQLDESTVQIAQMDGFLQYLQDVQKEAAIVEESDLHFYSSKDVDMILNDEDGDTKEGILGSPTDKSQRLYSEPFDSTPQTNGGIFSSGKPFKHVTPFGQRTDKFVVKFSTNNMPDAENRENKLAHENNDDDIIRKVQPRERCSLIVHGSGPEPGCRFMYDRIEDRFNALENRIKRHTTALVASGVYEEPVDPTVACQKSIFAVGMICCDGEGHLNEKSILLQSSVEHSGGQRVRLELQKLSQFSVFPGQVVGIEGHNPSGHCLIASKLVDSIPLSTAADVNLHPAKKQALDQEIQSIDLSHKREELSVIIASGPFTTTDNLSFEPLTELLAYATRKLPQVLILLGPFVDSEHPEIKKGTTDRSFDEIFHMEILRRLQDHVEYMGSNARVILVPSIRDANHDFVFPQPAFEIHSPNLKHQITSLTNPGTFEANQVKIGCCTVDILKHLSGEEMSRNPADGTPIDRMSRLANHILSQQRFYPLYPPAEGIPLDFSLAPESLHISSIPDILILPSDMKYFVKLLSLGEGGEGGEQAKCICVNPGRLAKGEGGGTFAELNYYGGPDTSNASIIGI from the exons ATGGAAGAAGAAATCATAGCGGTATTCAAGAAGAACGGGTTCTCTCTCGACGAAGAGGAAGAGATAGCCAAGAAAT GCCTTACTTTCTGCATAAATTACAATCTCAAGCCCTCAGACATCGTTTCCAGCTGGGAGGTTTACTATCTCAACAG GCAATTGGATGAGTCAACTGTACAAATTGCTCAGATGGATGGTTTTTTACAGTATTTGCAAGATGTGCAGAAGGAAGCAGCTATTGTGGAGGAATCTGATTTGCATTTCTACTCAAGTAAAGATGTTGATAT GATTTTGAATGATGAAGATGGAGATACAAAAGAAGGTATTCTTGGCTCTCCAACAGACAAATCTCAAAGACTTTATTCAGAGCCATTCGATTCAACGCCTCAAACAAATGGGGGCATTTTTTCTTCTGGGAAACCATTTAAACATGTGACACCATTTGGGCAACGAACAGATAAATTTGTGGTGAAATTCAGCACTAATAATATGCCCGATGCAGAGAACAGAGAAAACAAACTTGCTCAtgaaaataatgatgatgatatcATAAGAAAGGTTCAACCACGAGAGAGGTGTTCTCTGATAGTTCATGGATCAGGACCTGAACCTGGTTGTAGGTTCATGTATGATCGAATTGAAGATAGG TTTAATGCACTTGAAAATCGAATCAAGAGACATACAACTGCACTTGTTGCATCTGGGGTCTATGAGGAACCAGTGGACCCTACAGTTGCTTGCCAG AAAAGCATATTTGCTGTTGGCATGATCTGTTGTGATGGAGAAGGCCATTTAAATGAGAAGTCCATCTTATTGCAAAGCAG TGTTGAGCATTCTGGAGGGCAACGTGTTCGTCTAGAACTACAAAAACTTAGccagttttcagtttttccaGGCCAG GTAGTAGGTATTGAAGGACACAATCCTAGTGGGCACTGCTTGATTGCATCAAAACTTGTAGATTCAATTCCTTTGTCCACTGCTGCTGATGTGAATTTGCATCCTGCAAAGAAGCAAGCTTTGGACCAGGAGATTCAGTCAATTGATCTGTCTCATAAACGGGAAGAGCTATCAGTG ATCATAGCATCGGGCCCTTTTACCACTACAGACAACTTATCGTTTGAGCCTCTGACAGAACTGCTAGCATATGCAACCAGAAAGTTACCTCAGGTGCTTATATTG CTTGGACCATTTGTTGATTCCGAACATCCAGAGATTAAGAAAGGAACTACTGACAGAAGCTTTGATGAAATATTCCATATGGAGATTCTCAGAAGG TTACAAGATCATGTGGAATACATGGGTTCCAATGCACGTGTAATTCTTGTTCCGTCTATACGTGATGCTAACCATGACTTTGTTTTCCCCCAG CCTGCTTTTGAAATTCATTCACCTAATCTCAAACATCAG ATAACCAGCCTCACAAATCCAGGGACTTTTGAGGCAAATCAG GTCAAGATAGGTTGCTGCACTGTAGATATTCTCAAACACCTTAGCGGAGAGGAGATGTCACGAAATCCAGCAGATGGAACACCTATTGATCGAATGAGTAGACTTGCAAACCATATACTTAGCCAGCAGAG ATTCTATCCGCTATATCCACCAGCAGAAGGCATTCCATTGGACTTCTCACTTGCTCCTGAATCTCTTCATATCTCTTCAATTCCTGATATTCTCATCCTACCTTCAGACATGAAGTATTTTGTAAAG TTGCTGTCCCTTGGGGAAGGAGGTGAAGGAGGAGAGCAAGCGAAGTGCATTTGTGTGAATCCAGGAAGATTGGCAAAGGGAGAAGGAGGGGGCACATTTGCAGAGCTTAACTACTATGGAGGTCCTGACACAAGCAACGCATCTATTATTGGCATATAA